Proteins encoded within one genomic window of Komagataella phaffii GS115 chromosome 3, complete sequence:
- a CDS encoding Glycerol 3-phosphate/dihydroxyacetone phosphate dual substrate-specific sn-1 acyltransferase of the: protein MAEAGSQPDSTQSDKPWPEVSSATADSESEEVYVEVSWIRKLIYDIVLWSFCVVFDCFFREIRSRGSFNLPRSGPTIFVGAPHANQFVDPIILMGQVQQRAGRRISFLVAEKSHRRKFIGLISRSQMAIPVSRAQDNLKGGRGKIRRDSENPLRIVGEDTYFTQDCANQRMLALPNSLGTSEIGEVVSDTELILKKEFRHPSTEAEEKANRILAEGTSYKLAPKIDQSIVYKKVFQHLAHGNSIGIFPEGGSHDRTDLLPLKAGVAIMALGAMSSDKSCKVKIVPCGMNYFHPHKFRSRAMVEFGRPIEISDELVSMYENKETTKDAIKEVLRIITKGLKSVTVTCPDYETLVCIQTARRLYSNNFSSRLSLESILEMNRRLVKGYEHFQNEPRIQELKEKILAYHEVLRLSGIPDHKVNDYRPEKRLQTFAELLGNLFQFALLGLLALPGALLFFPVFVATRKISAKKAKEALAASTVKIKAIDVVATWKILVSLGFAPLLYIFYSTVGTYIIRSRYYIEPGFGKTAFTFFGFYILSATITYSALIVGDIGMDSFKRLKPLWLFLTDSETLSNLKKERQELSLEITEVVNEFGPQLFSDFNLLDYQKKVESKRKKKRSEKYRKKAFEVSSMGLDSSDEEEELKTQDVRRRRAARKQAASTTEAPSNRFDNKSTGINISNVPIFSNDLYGGTSSAPTTDVSSISSELSSDYQSSDGENENDDSQLKDRIRDRIHDSRHD from the coding sequence ATGGCAGAGGCCGGATCGCAGCCAGATTCCACTCAATCGGATAAACCGTGGCCTGAAGTATCATCCGCCACCGCGGATTCCGAATCAGAAGAGGTCTACGTTGAGGTGTCTTGGATTCGAAAGCTGATCTACGACATTGTCCTTTGGAGTTTCTGCGTTGTGTTTGACTGTTTCTTCAGAGAAATCAGGTCCCGTGGGTCCTTCAATTTGCCCCGCTCTGGGCCAACTATATTTGTTGGAGCACCTCATGCTAACCAATTTGTTGACCCTATCATTTTGATGGGACAGGTTCAACAACGAGCcggaagaagaattagCTTTCTAGTGGCAGAAAAGTCTCACAGAAGAAAGTTCATTGGCCTTATATCTAGGTCACAAATGGCGATTCCCGTAAGCAGGGCTCAGGATAACTTGAAAGGTGGAAGGGGAAAAATTCGAAGAGACTCTGAGAATCCACTTAGAATTGTAGGTGAAGATACGTATTTCACCCAGGATTGTGCCAATCAACGCATGTTGGCCCTTCCAAACTCACTGGGAACTTCTGAAATAGGAGAAGTAGTATCTGATACCGAATTAATACTGAAGAAAGAGTTCAGACATCCTAGCACTGAAGCAGAGGAGAAAGCTAATAGAATCCTTGCGGAAGGAACTTCCTACAAGCTAGCTCCTAAAATTGACCAGAGCATTGTCTATAAGAAAGTATTTCAGCATTTAGCACATGGCAATTCCATTGGAATTTTCCCTGAGGGAGGCTCTCATGATAGAACAGATCTGTTACCTTTGAAAGCTGGTGTGGCCATCATGGCTCTTGGAGCCATGAGCAGTGACAAGAGCTGCAAAGTAAAGATTGTTCCTTGTGGAATGAACTACTTCCATCCTCATAAATTCAGATCAAGAGCTATGGTGGAGTTCGGTAGGCCCATTGAAATTTCTGATGAACTCGTTTCCATGTATGAGAATAAAGAGACCACCAAAGATGCAATTAAGGAGGTCCTGAGAATCATCACAAAAGGATTAAAATCGGTTACAGTTACGTGTCCTGATTATGAGACACTAGTCTGTATTCAAACAGCGAGAAGGTTATACTCCAACAACTTCTCTTCTCGTTTGTCTCTAGAATCGATACTGGAAATGAATAGAAGACTAGTCAAAGGATATGAACATTTTCAGAACGAGCCCAGAattcaagaattgaaggaaaagataCTAGCATATCACGAAGTCCTAAGACTTTCCGGTATCCCTGATCACAAGGTGAACGATTATCGACcagaaaaaagattgcAGACTTTTGCTGAGTTGTTGGGGAATTTGTTCCAATTTGCTCTATTGGGACTTTTGGCGTTACCTGGTGCACTGCTATTTTTCCCAGTGTTTGTAGCCACCCGCAAAATCAGTGCCAAAAAGGCTAAAGAAGCCCTGGCAGCCTCTACGGTCAAAATCAAGGCAATTGATGTCGTCGCCacttggaaaattttggtGAGTCTTGGATTTGCTCCACTGTTATATATTTTCTACTCTACGGTTGGAACATACATCATTCGCTCAAGGTACTATATCGAACCtggatttggaaagactGCCTTCACTTTCTTCGGATTTTATATTCTCTCTGCTACTATCACGTATTCGGCTCTAATTGTTGGAGATATTGGCATGGATTCATTCAAGAGATTAAAGCCATTGTGGCTATTTCTTACAGACAGCGAAACTCTATCtaatttgaagaaggagagacAGGAACTGAGTTTGGAGATCACGGAGGTAGTGAATGAATTTGGCCCTCAACTATTCTCCGACTTTAATCTACTGGATTATCAGAAGAAAGTAGAAagtaaaagaaagaagaagaggagtGAGAAGTACAGAAAGAAGGCTTTTGAAGTCTCATCAATGGGATTAGATTCATCTgatgaggaggaagaaCTCAAAACTCAAGATGtgagaaggagaagagCCGCCAGGAAGCAGGCGGCATCGACTACAGAAGCTCCCTCAAACAGATTCGACAACAAGTCAACGGGAATCAATATATCCAACGTCCCAATTTTCAGTAACGATCTTTATGGTGGTACTAGTTCTGCTCCAACCACCGATGTTTCGTCTATTTCATCTGAATTATCGTCAGATTACCAATCGAGCGatggagaaaatgaaaatgatgacTCGCAACTGAAAGACAGAATCCGAGACAGAATTCATGATAGTAGGCATGATTGA
- a CDS encoding Protein that acts together with Uba3p to activate Rub1p before its conjugation to proteins (neddylat — protein sequence MSEKYDRQLRLWAQRGQSLLRHSNVCLLGATTTGTEALKNLVLPGCGKFTIVDSSKVTTSDLETNFFLTQQDLGSNKAAAVVRNLNELNPDVEGTALDISLTNNLVEDSHFWSQFSLIIIASSWHLQKVLTLADTLWDMKIPLIHVSTIGFYGYMRIYIKEHTITESHPESFSDFRIDRPWKELKEMSDSVDLEADDKEHIPYLLILIKALDRWKSIHGKQPSTPKEKAQFKQSCSELQSDLSLQNFEEAVTFSWRASQVSTQVPENVKTIINDPILDNLSRSTPLFWIYVKALKLFIEKNGQLPPLPGVLPDLHSSTEAYIKLQHIYKAKAEEDIIEFTGLVSQILSSIGRDADHLDHDSIRIFCKNSRYLFLQRGSKTLIDPRLIRELGNTPLLSLFIAFIATHKFMDTHSGIIPQESDYNELISIVQLILKSEKVPDFLSDIVKEILRSKGTQLHNICSFMGGIVGQEAVKLITGQYIPLENSLVFDGINSCTEKWKI from the coding sequence ATGTCAGAAAAATATGACAGGCAACTTCGTCTCTGGGCTCAACGTGGCCAGTCTCTACTGAGACACTCTAATGTTTGCCTACTGGGTGCCACCACTACTGGGACTGAAGCTCTCAAGAACCTAGTCTTACCGGGTTGTGGCAAGTTCACCATAGTTGACTCGTCCAAAGTGACTACCTCTGATCTGGAAACAAACTTTTTCCTCACACAACAGGACCTTGGTTCCAATAAAGCAGCTGCCGTAGTTCGAAACCTCAACGAATTGAACCCAGACGTCGAAGGCACTGCTCTTGATATCTCATTGACCAACAACTTAGTTGAGGATAGTCATTTTTGGTCGCAGTTTTCGTTGATTATCATAGCTTCCAGTTGGCATCTACAGAAAGTCTTGACGTTGGCTGATACATTATGGGATATGAAAATTCCGCTCATCCATGTTTCGACAATTGGATTTTACGGTTACATGAGAATTTACATCAAAGAACATACCATAACAGAATCTCACCCTGAATCTTTCAGTGACTTCCGTATTGATCGACCCTGGAAAGAATTAAAAGAAATGAGTGACTCAGTCGACTTGGAAGCCGATGATAAAGAGCACATTCCGTACCTACTGATACTGATAAAGGCCTTAGATAGGTGGAAATCCATCCATGGAAAACAACCATCCACTCCAAAGGAAAAAGCTCAGTTCAAACAGTCCTGTTCCGAACTGCAATCTGACCTAAGTCTgcaaaattttgaagaagctgtcacattttcttggagagCTTCCCAAGTTTCGACTCAAGTACCCGAAAATGTCAAAACTATCATAAACGATCCGATACTTGATAATCTATCCAGATCAACGCCATTATTCTGGATTTACGTAAAAGCACTAAAACTGTTTATCGAAAAGAACGGGCAGTTACCTCCCCTACCGGGTGTGCTGCCTGATTTACATTCCAGTACAGAAGCATACATCAAGCTCCAACACATTTACAAGGCAAAAGCTGAGGAAGATATTATTGAGTTCACCGGCTTGGTGAGCCAAATTTTGTCATCTATAGGCCGAGATGCTGACCACCTAGATCATGACTCAATCAGGATATTCTGCAAGAATTCAAGATATCTATTTCTACAGAGGGGATCCAAAACATTGATTGACCCCAGATTGATTCGTGAGCTCGGAAACACTCCATTGTTGTCATTATTTATTGCATTCATTGCTACTCATAAGTTTATGGACACCCATTCGGGAATCATTCCTCAAGAGTCAGATTATAACGAACTAATTTCTATAGTTCAGCTTATCTTGAAGTCGGAAAAAGTGCCTGACTTTCTTAGCGACATTGTGAAGGAAATTCTACGATCCAAGGGAACTCAACTGCATAATATCTGTTCATTCATGGGAGGAATCGTCGGCCAAGAGGCTGTGAAGCTTATTACTGGCCAATATATCCCACTTGAAAACTCATTAGTGTTTGATGGCATCAATAGCTGtactgaaaaatggaaaatttgA
- a CDS encoding Alpha subunit of the translation initiation factor eIF2, involved in the identification of the start, with translation MSTSTCRFYENKYPEVDDVVMVNVQQIAEMGAYVKLLEYDNIEGMVLLSELSRRRIRSIQKLIRVGKNEVVVVLRVDKEKGYIDLSKRRVSSEDIAKCEERYTKSKSVHSILRHCAEKFNMPLEELYRTIGWPLSKEFGHAYDAFKISITDSTVFDKVQPPSQEVLEELKVYISRRLTPQAIKCRADVEVSCFSYEGIEAIKSSLKAAEDISTEANQVKVKLVAAPLYVITTQSLDKTQGIEILERAIKIIEDSITKQGGSCNVTMAPKAVTATEDAELQALMERKENEDKVSDEDSDLDEED, from the coding sequence ATGAGCACATCAACTTGCCGGTTCTACGAAAACAAATATCCTGAGGTGGATGATGTTGTCATGGTGAATGTACAACAGATCGCCGAGATGGGTGCCTATGTGAAACTATTGGAGTATGACAATATTGAAGGAATGGTGTTACTCTCTGAGTTATCCAGAAGACGTATCAGATCTATCCAGAAGCTTATCAGAGTGGGTAAGAATGAAGTAGTGGTGGTACTGAGAGTTGATAAGGAAAAAGGATACATTGACCTGTCCAAGAGACGAGTCTCGTCGGAGGATATAGCAAAATGTGAGGAGAGATACACAAAGTCCAAGTCTGTCCATTCTATCTTGAGGCATTGtgctgaaaagtttaaCATGCCTCTGGAGGAGCTGTACCGTACTATAGGATGGCCATTAAGCAAGGAATTTGGCCACGCCTACGATGCCTTCAAGATATCAATCACTGACAGCACTGTTTTTGACAAGGTCCAACCCCCATCACAAGAGGTCTTAGAAGAACTGAAAGTTTACATCTCCCGGAGGCTAACGCCGCAGGCCATTAAATGTCGTGCTGACGTTGAGGTCTCATGCTTCAGCTATGAGGGAATTGAAGCCATCAAGAGTTCACTAAAAGCTGCTGAGGATATCTCCACCGAGGCTAATCAAGTCAAGGTCAAGCTAGTAGCCGCTCCATTGTACGTCATTACAACCCAATCCTTAGACAAGACGCAAGGCATTGAAATCTTAGAACGTGCAATCAAAATCATCGAAGACTCCATCACCAAACAGGGCGGATCCTGTAACGTCACCATGGCACCCAAAGCTGTTACAGCTACTGAAGATGCCGAGTTGCAAGCTCTCATGGAAAGAAAGGAGAACGAAGACAAGGTTTCTGACGAAGATTCGGATTTAGATGAGGAGGATTAG